From the Diachasmimorpha longicaudata isolate KC_UGA_2023 chromosome 15, iyDiaLong2, whole genome shotgun sequence genome, the window CTCTTCCACTGAAATGAAGAGGAGgagagagaatttaattcactCGATGAATTTGTGGAGATGGCAGTGAGccatgaaaatcatgaatatgCATGGCCATTGAGGGGATTGATTCAACACAGAGTATTCCGAGACCACAATGATAATAACGACAatgcagatgaaaaaaaaacccaaaattattaacaatctGCTTTTGCATAGAAAGTCCGGGTAGACTGAAACTTGCGCGTGTCTGTGCGTCGATTTAAATGAAttagttgaattatttaacagTGAATGATTCACACAATTATTGACATACAACTGGACATTAACGTGAGTCATATGTGAGAggatatttcattgaaatttgtaaaatatttaaataacgaTGTAAGTGAGTGTGTAGTTCTTGTGCATAGTAAAAATGTATAATGTATGAGAAAGTAAAAACATAACAATTGTGTGATAGATTGTCGAAAAATCCACTGTCCGAATCAATGTATTTTAttgtaaagaaaataataataatactgcAGActtcgatttttgtagggacGAGTGAATGACTGTGAGCGTGAggtaaagaaaaatattgtttgaataaaatcatgaaaaatcaatttacaaAATGATAAATGCATAACAATACGATCTTATATCTATTAGATGAAAATAGATTTATTATGTAATGGACAACAGATTTGAGGAAAACAAAGTGAATGATTAAAGAATTATATAAAGGATATTTGATAAGTCACAAGAGAAATCATGATTCTAAATAATTAAGTGGCGTTAAGTAATtgtaaatcgataaaaaataataagtagAATGCTATTTGTTTACTAAAAATAATCATAGTTAATGGGGATGAGTGAAGGATGAGTGTTGACGTGAGAATCTGAGAGCAGAGAGAACGGTAATGCGCATGTAGTGACAGTGAAAACTTGAGATggaaacgaaataaaaaaaaaacaactagtaatgggtaaataaaaatacaaaaaacgtattaattattataaatatacaATTATACAATTTAggtaaaaaaaacaactacATAATATTAGTTCGGTAACGATTTAATtacgatttattattttatttttattatcatcattGCCATTGCGATAAtgagagaaacaaaaaaaaatgtatgaacACACTTTGTGATCCTGTAGCAGGGTCACAAAGTTAATTATTGGACAGCATAGTGTTGCAAATGCCAAATCAAAAGAACAGTTAATGTGTGTCattataattttctaatgacTAAACAAAATGAGAtccaaaatcataaatttcacATTACTGAAACGAAATAGAAGCGAAACACAGGGGGTGCCTCAGTTTTAATGGGGCCTCCACATGCGGAGAAGGGGTAGGCTTTAAAGTAAATGCTGGTGCTGTGCTGTGATTTTTactaaaaacatgaaaaaataaataaataaaaaacaaaaaaacgtAACGATAAACAGAATGGAGGGAATTACCGACGACGAAATGAAAAAgctttttatgaaaatatgcAGATAGCCTAAGTACCTGGATCCTGCCCTGCGCTCTCCGCCAGCTACTGgagtttaaataaaatcgaaaattaataacaattgtGTAACGTTTGTATAGGCTGTACAATGTATTTGCTTTGGAAGATGAAAAGATTAAATTGAAAACGTATAAATTGTTTCAAAAATTGACTCGTTACAAGTGGAGAGAGAGTGATGGATCTGTCTCTTGGTTATCGAGTGCGTTTTACTATTTTACCCgagctaaaaaaaattttctatcgagtttattaaattcaaggTAATTAGTCGAGTTGTAATTGAACAATTGGATGACAAAACTCTGTGAAACGAGATCCGTGGGAAATtaactatgaaaaattgactgaTACTGTTAAAATCCTAACGCAtcaactttatttttattcgttaGGGTGAATATAGCAAACCGTTGGGCTTTATATATTACATAACTCGAATATATAAACACGCAATTAACACATTACGTACAGAAGCAAATACAGAGAAAACAAGTTAATAAAAGTGCAGACGTCTTGTCGTTAAATTGTAAGATATTGTGTTCAGACTCCGGAAATGTACTCTGACCCCTTCCCCCAGACTActatatattaaatatattgtGCACTATGCTCCGACTTGTCCatacaaataaatatattaaaaaatctcatttttgggtcttctcaattaaaaaaaaaatgacacagTTAAGTCCAATACGAACGGGTACAAACCTAGTCTGAGCCGCCGGTGGCACACAGATGTCGCTGCTTGTTTCAAGGTTGACCGTAGACAAGATTATATAAAGACTAAACTCAAGTGCATGTACTACTGTACACACCGCCGGTCAAACAGGCACATACAGGCAGCGTATGTAATGACCCCGGCTGCGGAGGGCGTCACCGTCGATTTAGGCAGTTGGCGGGCGACAAACAGACTCGTATGTAGATACCGGACAGGTGATCCATAGGTTATTATTCCACGACTATTTATCCCTCCTCTTCCATAAACAGATGATTAAAAGAGGACTCTCACatatatttttccatcgaCAAAAATCACATctaacaacgaaaaaatccacacAATTCAAAGATGACCTGCCTGGAGAATAAGTTCACCTCCAATAACCCGGCCTTAATAACCCACAAAATATCAAAGCTGCTCCAATCAGCTGAGGCAATAATACGCAGGAAGGACACTGACCCCCTGAAGCTTCcggaattgaatttattatttgcaCAGTGTAGCAGTGACAATGCAGTTGTCAGCTCTGGAAGCTGCCAGGCTCTGGTGTACCTGGTGGAATCTGAACTGTTGGAAGTGTCTCCAATCCTGTCTAAGTTCATCGCGATACTCGGGGAAACAAAGAATTATTTGTCAGTTACGTCAGCAATATGTGGTCTATTGAACTTAGATTTGAAGAACAGGAATCCTGGGAAGGAGTACACTTGTCCATTCTCCATAAAGGCGCCTCAGCATCCTCTAATTACTGTTCTCATGCAGAAAACCACTGTATGGAGGGACATTCTAGGGCACATGAAATTGATGATTCATCAGTCAGATCCAAAATTGTTAGGACATTACATTGAGCTATTCCGTCCAGTCTTCGTCTACATCCTTTGTAACCCCACAGCAAGCCTCCCAGAGAGCTGTAAGCAACAAGCCTGGGACCTGTTGATGAAAACCGACGAGACAATCCACCTGCAACTGGAAATCCTCCAGTGGCTTCCCATGAACGACCCAAACTCTTGCATGGACACCAGCAATAGAATTCTGGAGCTCTCTGAATACTCCCTAGCTCAGAAGAACACAGATTTATGTGCAGCGTTGCTGCCTCTGATAGCAGCAGTAGCTTTGGACCTTGTAAAACACAATTGTGATCCCAGGGCCAACATCCTGATGATGGAACAGATGGTCCACTGTGCTGATGGTAGAGGAGGGAGTGTCGTCATGTTTCTGTTATCAGAAATGATCGAGATTACTCATAGTGTTTATCTCCGGAGTATAATCGAAATAGGCTCCATGCTCTTCGAGAAAGGCATCTGCAACGAGACATCCTCGAACGCCTTCATGGGCTCGATTCTCTCCTGGATGGCCTATGCCTCCCCCTTATCCTCTGAAGCCCTGATGACCTCCTTGTCCCTGCTGCCAGCCATATCATCAAAACGCAACTGGTCCCCTCCTGAGAACACCCACACAAATCCCTTCCATCAAGTTCTGCAGCAGTCCAATCCCAACTACCAGTTCTACTCGATCATCTGTCAGTACCTCTCCTCCGAGACACTGAATCCCTGGCTGCAGAGGCTATCCCACACCCCAGCAAGTGTTCTCGTCAGCTACAAGCACGTGTTATCAGGCCTCTTCATGCAATCCAGCAACAGCTCAATCATCTCAAGTACGTTAAAATCCCTGGCTAGGATCGTCAAAGCCTGCCCAGACTTCGCCCCCAACGTTCTCTCCATGGTTCTTCACAAGCTGACGACATCCAAGGATATTTCGCAGACCAAGGAGATGCTGTTCACAGTGCCAGACCTTGCAGTATCCAAGGAAAACATGCCAACGATAATTCACATGACGGAGTCGCTACTTTTATCGGATGAACCCATGAAATACGTCGCCATCGAGCTGTACCTGCGCCTGTGGGAGGTAGAGCCCCGTTGTCACAGTTACCTGATGACAGCTCTGATATCCCTGACAAGAAACGACTCGTCATTCATGGGAACAGTCACCTGTGCCAACGCTATGAAGCTCATCTGCGAGAGACGTCCGGAGAAAGGGGCAGAACTGGTGCCCTTGCTGTCAGAAATTCTGAACAAGTGCACCACCACGACAGGATCAGCAGCCAGTGCTCTAGCATTACGAGGGATCTCAGCCCTCTGTGTGTCAGGAATAGCAGACGTTTGCTCTGCCTGGCGCGTCCTCTCTCCCAGGATGAGCGGTGAAACACGAACGGCTGTCATCAAGAGCATCTGTGAGTTTTTTGGAGACGTTCCGTCAGCCGCGTCGTATCTCGAAGAGGAGTTCAACGAACTTCTGGGGGAGAGCCTGAAGAAACTGTGGGATTACGCCTGCCATGAAAATATGGAGATCGTCAAGGCTGCGTTCAAGGCCCTGTCCAGGTACAAAGTGCAGCAGATGAGGGTCTGTCATCTTCCTGTGAGCTTCACTAGTGCCTTGAAGCAGTCACATAATCGCGGGTCAGCTGGGAGTGCTCAGGATGTCGTGGAGAAAGAACTCAATTACATCCCTGGATCCTGCTGGATCCAAATGCTGGAGAACGTTCGAGAACAGGCGCTGCCCACTACTGGGGATTTCCTTGCCAAGTTCATTGAGGATGAGCTGAACAACTACAGGAGTGGAATTTATATGTGGTCCATAGGGGAGCCAGTGAACTTCAATTATCTCCCTGAAATCAGCCCCGCCAGGAGCATAGGAGAGTATTTGAGACGCTATGCCAGCAGCCAATCTAGTAAAAAACATATTGTCGTTGCTGAATGCATGAGGATATTCTCCAAGAAGTACTCTAAGGCATTGCCTCCAATCAAGTTCGATCGACTGCTCGACGCCATCAATTTCTCCGATGAGACAAAAGCCTATGGGGTATCCCTGGCGTGTCATCAGGCGGCTGTTTCGCCATCTGCCAAGGAGTACCTCAGTAAATTACTGGTGGAGATGACTAACTGCAGCTTGATGTCTCCTCAGGAGTTCAAAAAATGCTGGCACTACTGTGAGCATTTGGAAGACATCTGCCGTGGGGTAGCCTCGAACGTCCTGGGACCGTTCCTTGACGTCACGATTAACTCCATAGTTGAGAAGGCCATTTTTGATAATGACAACGCTGTCTCCATGTTCAAGGAGATCATGAGAAGCTTCTCCAGCATTCTGAAGGATGATTTGGTGCTACACGACAACAAGACCATTATAGGAAGTGTTCTGGAGCGGCTGGTGGGTAAAGTTGACGTCGATCACAAGATATTTGGGGATATTGTCCTGGCAATGATAGAAATGCCAACAGAGGAGATTGAGAGGCTGACTTTGCCCAGTGTCTGGGAGGAGGTCACCACTGAGAAGCTGGAGAAAGCCATTGAAATTCGAGGGGGGCTCGTGCTGAAGAAGAATAACGAAGTTCCACTCAGCTGGATGAATGAGATCCTCCAGGTAGCCTCGAACATTCCCAGTGTTCACAAGCGACTGTTGAAAACGTTGCAGAGGATTCTCGTGGATCTGAGGCAGGAGAAGTCCAATGCTGTCTGGTGCTGGGATCTCATGAGCAAGATACAAATTATGATCGTCGACAGCCAGGATTACAAGGCGTTAAAGGCTGCCGAGTTCCTCTGCGATGTATTATTTGTTACGATTATTGTCTTGTCTTGGGGTGATTGTTTTGTAGGATCTGAGGAGCTCATCACTTTGTCGTGGGATGTCAGGggggaattattttctcatgcTGTTTATAGAGTTATTGAGCTGCCTTCTTGGGGGAATATCACGCAGCAGGTAGGCTTTTCACCAATAATTTTCACGAGTATCGTTAATTAgtcgttaatttttaattatttttcttgtaGGTCATGGAATGGCTACATCTTGTCAGAACGAGTTGTCTACCTGCGGCGTACAAAAGTATCTTTCATAATGCCCTAACGTCACTTAAGAAAGACCGGTACTTAAATGAGCACTGGACAAAATATTTGTCTGTTAAGAGTCCACTGAGTTATTCGTTACCTTCAAAAGACTAGATTTTGACAAATTAAAGAAATTAGGTCAGTCAAACCCACTGGGTCGTTCTAGCCACAAATGCTCATCTGATTTATACCCCACGAGACTAAGATTCAAATTGTCTACTTTACAAAGCCTTTCCCAGAAGGAAATCtcagattttattttaatatcaaagtgcctaattttttaatataatttgttttaaaataaatctactattttacaattattttcccTCTCCTTTTCTGATACAGAAAAACAGATCATAATTAACTTATGCTGAAAGTATGTCACTCAACACTAAAAATCCCACGggacgaggaaaaaattgtcatgaagttataaaacgaataaaaattttcttatttacaTCGAAATGTACAGTGGATCCCTCTAATCCACGGAATTATTAAGACAAGAGTTCAGGACGTAGTCTTTTAAGAAGTTTCTCAGTTTGAGGATATCCaagtatttttgtattttttaaatttcttctCACGGAATTTAATGGATAATCGTAACTACTGAACTTtatcattataaaaaaattaattattattactggCCATTGAATCTACGCACCTTCTAGTTATCCTTAAACATCCTCGAGAACAACTGAGAAAGTGCCTTCTAAAATCTTGTCTCCCATTTTCGGTCTactcatgaaaaattcttcattcaaTTTACGCAACGTGATGCACCCCGCGATGGACATATCAACAACGTTGGCATCCATCCATcgttcaaataaaattcaataaatagtcAGCCCCTCGTCACATGTGTTGTATGTGACGATTCTCATAATGCTAGACAGTCGTTTCGGTGTTGTCCAGGGCCATGACGGTGAGTGTATTGGGGCGAGAGCCACTCAGGATCTGCTCCTCAGGGGGTCGCATCTTCGGCTCGAGAATATTTCTCTTGGTTTCCACACTCTTCTTGATTGGGGTGCGACTGGGACTGGACTTTCTGCTGCTGGGGTACGACTTCAGGAGTCGCGCTGCGTCCATCAGCTTGAGGTGAAGTCGACAGTAAGCTTGGTACTCCTCGTCTGTGAATTCCGTGGGATCGTGGCGGGCGTGTTCATAAAAATCGCAGAACTGGTGGATCATCCTCTGGCCACTGCCGTTCAAAGGAGCAGCCAGAGTCGTGAGGAGATACGCACGAAGATTCTCACTGGGATGACGTTTCAGGCAATTGTCATACTTGGTGATTTCTGATTCTAGATGAATAAATGGGATtgacaaataataattaaaaattgattgcgATAAAATCTTACCAAGAGCCTTGACATCATCTACAGCCTTGAGCCTGTAATAATGAGGTGGTACCTGGCTCCCAGGTGCCATGATATACCTAGGATCACTGATGAGCTGAGGCTCATATTGAATCCTAGGTATGACTTCGATTCTACGCTGGATTTCCCTCTTCAGCGACTGAAtacgaaattaatttcaatttcattgaattcgttGACATAACCTCAATACCAGTACCTTTTTAGCGTCGTGGCCAATGGCAATGTGCGGACCCCTCCGCGATCGCAAGGCAAATCTCATAATTTGTCTCTTTGCGAATATAAATAATAGCAACATTGTTAACACTCCAGTCGCTATAAATATTACGATCGTAACACCAGACAGTTCCTCCCTCATGTTGACAAGTTTATTGTTGTGAATATTGAATCAAGCACAGATGATAAGACTATTGAATCTGGGGGGTGATAATGTTATCGACGGAGGTAACAATTTGCccaaaaatcgaaataaaacttgtataaataaattatttatttattcagtttaCGACACGTGCCACAGATCTCGATGACGAAACATttgatcaaaaatatttttcatgggtTTTTTGAAAACCGTTTTATGTACAATTATTATCTCATGCAACATATTTCTCTGGTCGTCTGTGAAGGGTGATTGTGTCTTCAAGAATGATAGTATACACTGGCTGTAGGTCTTGTCATCTGCATAAGACAGAGCTTTGTCAGCTAACAATGCCAGGATCCCAGTATTCACCTCGTTATGTAATTTATTGTTGATCAGGCACTGTAGGACTGTCATGTGCCAGGGCTTGAGCTCCTTCACTTTTTCCACGAAGTCacttcaataataaataatttatcaattgagAGACTACACATTCAGGACATTTTCTGAGACTTACGATATGAGTTCTTTCTTGATGGATggaggataatttttaatcagcGTTGATATCACCTTTACGTTGTTCAAATTTGTGTTTAACAAGGGAACTAGAAGAAATTCCTTGACATCGTCAGGGAATTTCTCCGCTATTTTCGTTACTATAGACGTCTCAATgcgattagaatttttttccagttgaactatctaaaaaaaaataaaataggctCAGAATAATTCCAGAAGTTTTAGGGTACACGATTGAGGGCACCTTGAGTGGTCTACCTTCTGGAACAACAGGTTCGAGCAGACAATCCTGGCATAATAAGCTCCCAAAACTGTCTCCATATCACAAACTGAACAGCATAAATTGTAAACCCCCTTAGGGCTCAGTTTTTTTCCCAAATTCTCGACAATCTCGACAGCATTAGCGTCGGTCAACTCTTTAATGTCTTCAACATCCAAACATCTTGTCTCCAATTTTCCAGACAGCGACTTGACGATGTCTGAGACTGACCTCGTCGATTCTGCCAAGGGAGAAAGAGGAGTCTCTTGGGGTTTGGCTTGTGTGAAGTAGAAAGGAGTGGACGACAGCTCCGCATCATTACCAGGTAGTGAAGACTTCTGGGAGGATTCCTCGACGATATCCATGGAGACATCTTGAATAGGACTCGTATCGTCACTGTCATGCTGAAATTAGGGAAATGAACGAACGGGCTATTCCCCTTCAGGTAACTGGTAATTCAACAATTGTTTCTAACCTCAACGTGGAATAGTTCTCTCCAGACTCTGTTTGAGGATTGTGCGTCATCTCTCAATGTCTCTCTAATGTCCTTGAGCTTCTCTATTGTTTCTGTTGACAATCTGTACTTTTCAAAACAATCatcctccatttttttcggTTCTATGAGTGATTGGACACGACGAAAATTGATGGCCACAGAGAACTTGGATGGAGCTCCATTGCAAGTCGCCTAATTCACCCACTCGCCATAAAATACATTAGAAAAATGTTCGCCTGcctaattcattgaatttactAACCCAGTAATTAGAaggattcaatgatttttaattgaaaaattcttgattcCCATATCCCATCCTTTCACGAGTGGGAACTTTGGATTTGGTCAGGTGCCTCGAGGCCAGGAAGACTCTTCCCGAATTTTTTCAGCTTTATATTCAGACCCTGAAGAGTCTCGATCTTTTGAAGTGTCTGATTCACGTCAGGAAGGGCTGTTTGAGCGGCGTAAATTTTCCTCAGATTCAGACCCATCATTTCCATTTGAACCTCCGCCAACTCCCGGAGGATCTCCACGGATACTGCCATGTAGCAGTGTGGTCTGACCTCCCGAAGAACTGCACTCAGCGTTTCCAAAGCATCTGCTCGCAGTTTGTGCACGGAATATTGACTACACATGACGAGATCAATGGTGAGTATGaagacaatttaaaaaaattaaattcgttAATAAAATTACGGGGACAAGGATTTTCGTAATAGGAGACCTTTCAATGTCTTCCTCGAAGAACGCGAGGTATCTGTACAGTTCGTTGAGGTCCATTATGGTGTTGACGTACTCTATAGGGTGGTCTTGAAGCGTGTAGAAGAGTTTGACTTGCTTCAGCCACGTGTGGCTCTGGTAGAAGAGAATCCTTGCTTCCAGTGTACTATCTACTAACGAGTCTGTGACTCCGTCGTATTCACTCAAGTCAAGTTTTTCGAAGAGGAATAATGGTCCTAAAAAATGTTATGACCTGACTTCAAAGCTATCATTGTTAATGTTCATCATTACCATCATATTTAGATAATTTCTCGTTCTCCACTGCTGAGGAACCAGCAGCTTCGTCACCCTCCGAAATGCTGGAAAGAGTTGGCTGGGATTTCCCCCCAGTCCTtgcatttttcttatttttctcgCCAATCCCCTCGGAGTCTCCTGCTGGTGATTGTGGAGATCCAAAAAGTGGGTTCCAGACTCGAGCCAACATCTCATTGGAATCCTGGCAGAAGTGTTTCATTGCATTCATTTTCGAAGAGCTGAATATGGCTAGACCATATTTAACCCAACAGTTGGCGACATCCGCATACTTCCGGTGGAATTCCGGACACCTTGAGGAAAATGTCTCATAAATCCTTAGAATGTAGGGGTAGAGGTTTCAGGTGAACATTTACTTCGGTGGAGAGGTGGTCCCTGACTCCAGTGGTCtagactttttctcggctttgCAGAGCATTTCAGTTGCAGTCGCCAAATGATTTTTCGCTTCTCTGCAGGACTTTAACTTTATTATCTCCATTTTGGCataatttatccattttttaattaaaaaaatgcaaagaaTATCGAATCAACATGGGAATAGTAGAAAGTTACTTGAATCGATTCTGCGCCATAAAAAAACATGCGAGCTTCGTGGCCTTCATTGCCCACACTGGGAGTTCATGTCCAGAGATATCGAGTTGTCTCTCCAGAACCTCGTGCTGACACCCGGCATATTTCTCCCACAATCCCAGCTTCTCATAGATCATCCCCAACATGGCAAGATTGCTCGTCACCAGACGTTCCAGCTTGTTCCAAGACTCGGAAGAGTGCACGACAGCTTCACCAGAGAACAACTCCTCATTACTGAGGAATTGAACAGCTGAGCTGATTGGTTTCGCTCTTCGGTACGCTGAATCTCCCTTCTCCAGTATCTCTCGAGCCCTATCAAGGTCATCACGTTTCATGAGCAGATACGCCAGATGATTCATCATCCTCAGCCCCGAGAATATAATTTCCCTTCTTGACAGGCGTTCGTCGATGTCGGCGAAGGCGTCCGATAGAATTTCTTCTgctgaattttcttttccttcGCAGACTAGTGCCTTTGATTTCTCGTAGAGAAACGTTAATTTCATGGCTAGTAGACGTGGGTGATTGGAACAATCAGAAGTGATCATTAAATCATTGATTCTCTGGACTCCTTCGTTTATCAGCTGATAAATGGTCTGAGGTAGCGAAATCACTTCAGTTTTTGGGGCTTTCTTCTCTGCTTTTTGGAGTCTCCGAATTTTTTCATAGACGTCACTCAAGATTTGGTAGTCGGTCTGAAGAGCttccatgatttttattggagaATATTACTTTTAGGATTTATTAGGGGAATTTTGAACAGTTGAATCCATTTTTTGGTTAAAAGTCCACCAGTGGCGGAGGGAG encodes:
- the LOC135169694 gene encoding focadhesin — protein: MTCLENKFTSNNPALITHKISKLLQSAEAIIRRKDTDPLKLPELNLLFAQCSSDNAVVSSGSCQALVYLVESELLEVSPILSKFIAILGETKNYLSVTSAICGLLNLDLKNRNPGKEYTCPFSIKAPQHPLITVLMQKTTVWRDILGHMKLMIHQSDPKLLGHYIELFRPVFVYILCNPTASLPESCKQQAWDLLMKTDETIHLQLEILQWLPMNDPNSCMDTSNRILELSEYSLAQKNTDLCAALLPLIAAVALDLVKHNCDPRANILMMEQMVHCADGRGGSVVMFLLSEMIEITHSVYLRSIIEIGSMLFEKGICNETSSNAFMGSILSWMAYASPLSSEALMTSLSLLPAISSKRNWSPPENTHTNPFHQVLQQSNPNYQFYSIICQYLSSETLNPWLQRLSHTPASVLVSYKHVLSGLFMQSSNSSIISSTLKSLARIVKACPDFAPNVLSMVLHKLTTSKDISQTKEMLFTVPDLAVSKENMPTIIHMTESLLLSDEPMKYVAIELYLRLWEVEPRCHSYLMTALISLTRNDSSFMGTVTCANAMKLICERRPEKGAELVPLLSEILNKCTTTTGSAASALALRGISALCVSGIADVCSAWRVLSPRMSGETRTAVIKSICEFFGDVPSAASYLEEEFNELLGESLKKLWDYACHENMEIVKAAFKALSRYKVQQMRVCHLPVSFTSALKQSHNRGSAGSAQDVVEKELNYIPGSCWIQMLENVREQALPTTGDFLAKFIEDELNNYRSGIYMWSIGEPVNFNYLPEISPARSIGEYLRRYASSQSSKKHIVVAECMRIFSKKYSKALPPIKFDRLLDAINFSDETKAYGVSLACHQAAVSPSAKEYLSKLLVEMTNCSLMSPQEFKKCWHYCEHLEDICRGVASNVLGPFLDVTINSIVEKAIFDNDNAVSMFKEIMRSFSSILKDDLVLHDNKTIIGSVLERLVGKVDVDHKIFGDIVLAMIEMPTEEIERLTLPSVWEEVTTEKLEKAIEIRGGLVLKKNNEVPLSWMNEILQVASNIPSVHKRLLKTLQRILVDLRQEKSNAVWCWDLMSKIQIMIVDSQDYKALKAAEFLCDVLFVTIIVLSWGDCFVGSEELITLSWDVRGELFSHAVYRVIELPSWGNITQQVMEWLHLVRTSCLPAAYKSIFHNALTSLKKDRYLNEHWTKYLSVKSPLSYSLPSKD
- the LOC135169718 gene encoding protein C1orf43 homolog, producing the protein MREELSGVTIVIFIATGVLTMLLLFIFAKRQIMRFALRSRRGPHIAIGHDAKKSLKREIQRRIEVIPRIQYEPQLISDPRYIMAPGSQVPPHYYRLKAVDDVKALESEITKYDNCLKRHPSENLRAYLLTTLAAPLNGSGQRMIHQFCDFYEHARHDPTEFTDEEYQAYCRLHLKLMDAARLLKSYPSSRKSSPSRTPIKKSVETKRNILEPKMRPPEEQILSGSRPNTLTVMALDNTETTV
- the LOC135169714 gene encoding uncharacterized protein LOC135169714 produces the protein MEDDCFEKYRLSTETIEKLKDIRETLRDDAQSSNRVWRELFHVEHDSDDTSPIQDVSMDIVEESSQKSSLPGNDAELSSTPFYFTQAKPQETPLSPLAESTRSVSDIVKSLSGKLETRCLDVEDIKELTDANAVEIVENLGKKLSPKGVYNLCCSVCDMETVLGAYYARIVCSNLLFQKIVQLEKNSNRIETSIVTKIAEKFPDDVKEFLLVPLLNTNLNNVKVISTLIKNYPPSIKKELISDFVEKVKELKPWHMTVLQCLINNKLHNEVNTGILALLADKALSYADDKTYSQCILSFLKTQSPFTDDQRNMLHEIIIVHKTVFKKPMKNIFDQMFRHRDLWHVS
- the LOC135169702 gene encoding KIF-binding protein-like; this encodes MEALQTDYQILSDVYEKIRRLQKAEKKAPKTEVISLPQTIYQLINEGVQRINDLMITSDCSNHPRLLAMKLTFLYEKSKALVCEGKENSAEEILSDAFADIDERLSRREIIFSGLRMMNHLAYLLMKRDDLDRAREILEKGDSAYRRAKPISSAVQFLSNEELFSGEAVVHSSESWNKLERLVTSNLAMLGMIYEKLGLWEKYAGCQHEVLERQLDISGHELPVWAMKATKLACFFMAQNRFKEAKNHLATATEMLCKAEKKSRPLESGTTSPPKCPEFHRKYADVANCWVKYGLAIFSSSKMNAMKHFCQDSNEMLARVWNPLFGSPQSPAGDSEGIGEKNKKNARTGGKSQPTLSSISEGDEAAGSSAVENEKLSKYDGPLFLFEKLDLSEYDGVTDSLVDSTLEARILFYQSHTWLKQVKLFYTLQDHPIEYVNTIMDLNELYRYLAFFEEDIESQYSVHKLRADALETLSAVLREVRPHCYMAVSVEILRELAEVQMEMMGLNLRKIYAAQTALPDVNQTLQKIETLQGLNIKLKKFGKSLPGLEAPDQIQSSHS